One stretch of Streptomyces peucetius DNA includes these proteins:
- a CDS encoding PhoH family protein — protein sequence MTQTPTDQTPAPGQARAHFTVPAKHPMVTVLGSGDALLRVIEKAFPAADIHVRGNQVSAVGDAREVALIQRLFDEMMLVLRTGQPMTEDAVERSIAMLRAADDGSGEAVAETPAEVLTQNILSSRGRTIRPKTLNQKRYVDAIDKHTVVFGIGPAGTGKTYLAMAKAVQALQSKQVNRIILTRPAVEAGERLGFLPGTLYEKIDPYLRPLYDALHDMLDPDSIPRLMAAGTIEVAPLAYMRGRAQPVFTKVLTPDGFRPIGDLQVGDLVIGSSGEPTPVLGVYPQGEKDIYRLTAQDGSSTLCCADHLWTVRTASDRRRDKPWRVLETKEMIGNLRAAHARRYELPLLTAPVCLPEREVPMDPYALGLLLGDGCLTGSTTPSFATDDPELAEALDAALPGVVVRRKSHVDYVLNRVRAQGDVITLENPVTGVLRALDLLGTRSHSKFVPELYLQNSAEVRLALLQGLLDADGGPVAQDGQSCRVQYSTTSILLQDDVVRLVQSLGGVAYTRRRPAEGRAPGRAKGRDVPYRYDAHVVDIRLPENIEPFRLARKRATYHAAGGGGRPMRFIDSIEPAGREEAVCIQVAAEDSLYVTEDHLLTHNTLNDAFIILDEAQNTNPEQMKMFLTRLGFDSKIVITGDVTQVDLPGGTKSGLRQVRDILDGVDDVHFSLLTSQDVVRHKLVGRIVDAYEQYDSRNGK from the coding sequence ATGACTCAGACACCCACAGACCAGACCCCAGCGCCGGGCCAGGCGCGAGCCCACTTCACGGTCCCGGCCAAGCACCCGATGGTGACGGTTCTCGGCTCGGGTGACGCCCTGCTGCGCGTGATCGAGAAGGCCTTCCCGGCGGCCGACATCCATGTCCGGGGCAATCAGGTGAGCGCGGTCGGGGACGCTCGGGAAGTAGCCCTGATCCAGCGCCTGTTCGACGAGATGATGCTCGTGCTCCGCACCGGGCAGCCGATGACGGAGGACGCAGTGGAACGCTCGATCGCCATGCTTAGGGCGGCCGACGACGGCTCCGGCGAGGCCGTGGCCGAGACCCCGGCCGAGGTCCTCACCCAGAACATCCTCTCCAGCCGTGGCCGCACCATCCGCCCCAAGACGCTCAACCAGAAGCGGTACGTCGACGCGATCGACAAGCACACGGTCGTCTTCGGCATCGGCCCGGCGGGCACCGGCAAGACGTACCTCGCCATGGCCAAAGCCGTGCAGGCACTGCAGTCCAAGCAGGTCAACCGCATCATCCTGACCCGCCCCGCGGTCGAGGCCGGTGAGCGCCTCGGCTTCCTGCCCGGCACGCTGTACGAGAAGATCGACCCGTATCTGCGGCCGCTGTACGACGCGCTGCACGACATGCTCGACCCCGACTCCATCCCGCGCCTGATGGCGGCGGGCACGATCGAGGTCGCGCCCCTGGCGTACATGCGCGGGCGCGCGCAGCCGGTCTTCACCAAGGTTCTGACGCCGGACGGATTCCGTCCCATTGGGGACCTTCAAGTCGGAGACCTGGTCATCGGGTCCAGCGGTGAGCCGACCCCCGTCCTCGGCGTCTACCCGCAAGGTGAGAAGGACATCTACCGCCTCACGGCGCAGGATGGTTCCTCGACTCTCTGCTGCGCTGATCACCTCTGGACGGTTCGGACCGCTTCCGACCGTCGCCGGGACAAGCCCTGGCGGGTCCTCGAGACGAAGGAGATGATCGGCAACCTCCGCGCGGCACACGCCAGGCGGTACGAATTGCCGCTCCTGACGGCTCCGGTGTGCCTCCCAGAGCGTGAGGTCCCGATGGACCCCTACGCTCTCGGCCTGCTGCTCGGCGACGGCTGCCTGACGGGCAGCACCACTCCTTCCTTCGCCACGGACGACCCGGAGCTCGCCGAGGCGCTCGACGCGGCACTGCCCGGCGTCGTGGTCCGTCGCAAGTCCCACGTGGACTACGTCCTGAACAGGGTGAGAGCACAGGGCGACGTGATCACCCTGGAGAACCCTGTGACCGGCGTGCTGCGCGCGCTGGACCTGCTCGGCACCCGCTCGCACTCGAAGTTCGTTCCGGAGCTCTACCTTCAGAACTCGGCAGAGGTCAGGCTGGCGCTGCTCCAGGGCCTGCTGGACGCGGACGGCGGTCCCGTGGCTCAGGACGGGCAGAGCTGTCGCGTGCAGTACTCGACCACCTCGATCCTCCTGCAGGACGACGTGGTCAGGCTCGTCCAGTCGCTGGGCGGTGTCGCCTACACCCGTAGGCGTCCGGCCGAGGGCCGTGCACCCGGTAGGGCGAAGGGGCGTGACGTCCCGTACCGCTACGACGCACATGTCGTCGACATCCGGCTTCCCGAGAACATCGAGCCGTTCCGCCTGGCTCGCAAACGTGCCACGTACCACGCGGCCGGCGGCGGTGGACGCCCGATGCGCTTCATCGACAGCATCGAGCCCGCCGGCCGTGAAGAAGCCGTGTGCATCCAGGTGGCAGCTGAGGACTCGCTGTACGTCACGGAGGACCATCTGCTGACTCACAACACGCTCAACGACGCGTTCATCATCCTCGACGAGGCGCAGAACACGAACCCCGAGCAGATGAAGATGTTCCTCACCCGGCTGGGCTTCGACTCGAAGATCGTGATCACCGGTGACGTGACTCAGGTCGACCTGCCGGGCGGCACCAAGAGCGGTCTGCGCCAGGTCCGGGACATCCTGGACGGCGTCGACGACGTGCACTTCTCCCTGCTCACCTCGCAGGATGTCGTACGGCACAAGCTCGTCGGCCGTATCGTCGACGCGTACGAGCAGTACGACAGCCGCAACGGGAAGTAG
- a CDS encoding carbohydrate kinase family protein, translating into MRTPGDPDCDVYLTGNVFLDIIFTGLDSAPVRGTESWARGMGSSPGGVANMATALARLGLRTSLAAAFGDDHYGEYCWDALEEGEGIDLTLSRTVPGWHSPVTVSMAYEGERTMVSHGHEAPPPEPAPDCPPPARAAVASLTPGIRADWIAQAARKGTRVFADVGWDESGRWNPDDLADLEHCEAFLPNAAEAMRYTRTDCPRAAARALTERVPLAVVTLGAEGAYAVDGSTGESAEVPAIQVEALDPTGAGDVFVAGFVTGTLAGWPLADRLAFAGLTAALSVQEFGGSLSAPGWSEVAAWWGSVRALRDQDPAALRRYGFLERLLPAPARPGPLRRAVPTIGFGRSA; encoded by the coding sequence CTGCGGACGCCGGGCGATCCCGACTGCGACGTGTATCTGACCGGCAATGTCTTCCTCGACATCATCTTCACCGGCCTCGACTCCGCCCCTGTGCGCGGCACCGAGTCATGGGCCCGCGGGATGGGGTCCAGCCCCGGCGGCGTCGCCAACATGGCCACCGCCCTGGCCCGTCTCGGGCTGCGCACGTCCCTCGCCGCCGCCTTCGGGGACGACCACTACGGCGAGTACTGCTGGGACGCCCTCGAGGAGGGCGAGGGCATCGACCTGACCCTGTCCCGGACCGTCCCCGGCTGGCACTCCCCGGTCACCGTCTCCATGGCGTACGAGGGCGAGCGCACCATGGTCTCCCACGGCCACGAGGCCCCGCCGCCCGAACCCGCCCCCGACTGCCCGCCGCCCGCCCGTGCCGCGGTCGCCTCCCTCACCCCGGGCATCCGGGCGGACTGGATCGCCCAGGCCGCCCGCAAGGGCACCCGGGTCTTCGCCGACGTCGGCTGGGACGAGTCGGGACGCTGGAACCCGGACGACCTGGCCGACCTGGAGCACTGCGAGGCCTTCCTGCCGAACGCGGCCGAGGCGATGCGCTACACCCGCACCGACTGCCCGCGCGCCGCCGCCAGGGCCCTGACCGAGCGGGTGCCGCTCGCCGTCGTCACGCTCGGCGCGGAAGGCGCCTATGCCGTGGACGGCTCCACCGGCGAGAGCGCGGAGGTCCCCGCCATCCAGGTCGAGGCGCTGGACCCGACGGGCGCCGGGGACGTGTTCGTGGCGGGATTCGTCACCGGCACGCTGGCGGGCTGGCCGCTCGCCGACCGGCTCGCCTTCGCCGGGCTGACCGCGGCCCTGTCGGTGCAGGAGTTCGGCGGGTCGCTGTCCGCTCCCGGCTGGTCGGAGGTCGCGGCCTGGTGGGGGTCCGTCCGGGCCCTGCGGGACCAGGACCCGGCAGCCCTGCGCCGGTACGGTTTCCTCGAGCGGCTGCTGCCGGCTCCTGCCAGGCCGGGGCCGCTGCGCCGTGCGGTCCCCACGATCGGCTTCGGCCGCTCTGCCTGA
- a CDS encoding TetR/AcrR family transcriptional regulator translates to MAGRVRPATGRYGGRSAEERRADRRRRFLDAGLELFGDAPGYRATTVAALSEAAGLSTRQFYEEFRTLEDVLAALHLQVNDWAEEAALAALARAVELPVAERATEVFRAYAANVTGDPRRIRITFLEIVGVSPQMERQRLARRARWVDFICAEAARAVERGEAEPRDYRVAAAAFIGSVNGLLHDWAVGWVDATLDELVDELVRMLLGILRPVAL, encoded by the coding sequence GTGGCAGGCAGGGTCCGGCCGGCGACCGGCCGATACGGAGGCAGGTCGGCCGAGGAGCGCCGGGCGGACCGCCGCCGGCGGTTCCTCGACGCGGGCCTCGAGCTGTTCGGTGACGCGCCGGGCTACCGCGCGACCACCGTCGCGGCGCTGAGCGAGGCGGCCGGGCTCTCGACCCGGCAGTTCTACGAGGAGTTCCGCACCCTCGAGGACGTGCTCGCCGCCCTGCACCTCCAGGTCAACGACTGGGCCGAGGAGGCGGCGCTCGCGGCCCTCGCCCGGGCCGTGGAACTGCCGGTGGCGGAGCGGGCGACGGAGGTCTTCCGCGCCTACGCGGCGAACGTGACGGGCGATCCGCGGCGTATCCGGATCACTTTCCTCGAGATCGTCGGGGTCAGTCCGCAGATGGAGCGGCAGCGGCTGGCGCGCCGGGCCCGCTGGGTGGACTTTATCTGCGCCGAGGCGGCGCGCGCCGTCGAGCGCGGGGAGGCCGAGCCGCGTGACTACCGGGTCGCCGCGGCGGCTTTCATCGGCAGCGTCAACGGACTGCTCCACGACTGGGCGGTCGGATGGGTGGACGCGACGCTGGACGAACTCGTCGACGAACTGGTCCGGATGCTGCTCGGCATCCTGCGTCCGGTGGCCCTGTAG
- a CDS encoding YncE family protein: MSLSSTRRAVGAAVAALALTATASVTANAAAPAAPDAGALREAMFVGNNWDGTADVIEARGDFARIGRIDVIPDKNERLREIYLNPVKLAFFLGIRQGPGEGHDQFVDDMYATPDGSAMVVSRPSFADVVSIDLATGKINWRFPVSGFRSDHMAVSPDGKRVAVSASTSNTVHVLDIETGEQAGSFTTGDKPHENVFTDDGRYLWNMSIGEVNTALDAPWLDWTKGDRRITVVDTRTFQQVKVIDMRERLDAFGRKDLSDSIRPVAFTPDESKLYFQVSFFNGFVEYDVATDSITRVKTLPKNPATSEDRTTWVNDSRHHGMSMNPRGDKLCVAGTMDDYATVVDRDTLQEGPLVPAAKPYWATVSGDGKSCVISESGADAVTAIDFATGRKVATVAVGDHPQRVRIAHVPAGWTGPAGD; the protein is encoded by the coding sequence ATGTCTCTGTCCAGCACCAGGCGGGCCGTCGGCGCGGCCGTCGCCGCCCTGGCTCTGACCGCCACCGCTTCGGTGACCGCGAACGCCGCGGCCCCCGCGGCCCCGGACGCGGGGGCCCTTCGGGAGGCGATGTTCGTCGGCAACAACTGGGACGGCACCGCCGATGTCATCGAGGCCCGCGGCGACTTCGCGAGGATCGGCCGGATCGACGTCATCCCCGACAAGAACGAGCGGCTGAGGGAGATCTACCTCAACCCGGTGAAACTGGCCTTCTTCCTCGGCATCCGCCAGGGCCCCGGCGAAGGCCACGACCAGTTCGTCGACGACATGTACGCGACCCCCGACGGGTCCGCCATGGTCGTCTCCCGCCCCAGCTTCGCCGACGTCGTCTCGATCGACCTCGCCACCGGGAAGATCAACTGGCGTTTCCCCGTCTCCGGTTTCCGCTCCGACCACATGGCCGTCTCCCCCGACGGCAAGCGCGTCGCCGTCTCCGCCTCCACGTCGAACACCGTGCACGTCCTCGACATCGAGACCGGCGAACAGGCCGGTTCGTTCACGACCGGCGACAAGCCGCACGAGAACGTCTTCACCGACGACGGCCGCTACCTGTGGAACATGTCCATCGGCGAGGTGAACACCGCGCTCGACGCGCCCTGGCTCGACTGGACCAAGGGAGACCGCCGTATCACCGTCGTCGACACGCGGACCTTTCAGCAGGTGAAGGTCATCGACATGCGCGAACGGCTCGACGCCTTCGGCCGCAAGGACCTCTCCGACTCCATCCGGCCCGTCGCCTTCACCCCTGACGAGTCCAAGCTCTACTTCCAGGTGTCGTTCTTCAACGGGTTCGTCGAGTACGACGTCGCGACGGACAGCATCACGCGGGTGAAGACGCTCCCGAAGAACCCGGCGACCAGCGAGGACCGCACCACCTGGGTCAACGACTCCCGTCATCACGGCATGTCCATGAACCCGAGGGGCGACAAGCTCTGCGTCGCCGGCACCATGGACGACTACGCCACCGTCGTCGACCGGGACACCCTGCAGGAGGGCCCGCTGGTGCCCGCCGCCAAGCCCTACTGGGCCACCGTCAGCGGCGACGGCAAATCCTGCGTCATCTCCGAGAGCGGCGCCGACGCGGTCACCGCGATCGACTTCGCCACCGGCAGGAAGGTCGCCACCGTCGCCGTCGGCGACCACCCGCAGCGGGTGCGCATCGCGCACGTACCGGCCGGCTGGACCGGCCCCGCGGGGGACTGA
- a CDS encoding adenosine deaminase, whose product MPLPKAELHLHIEGTLEPELAFALAARNGVELPFADAEALRHAYLFKDLQSFLDLYYGLMAVLRTEEDFADLADAYLERAAAQGVRHAEIFFDPQAHTARGVPIGTVVEGLARSLDRAEERHGVSTRLIMCFLRDEPAESALATLEAAKPYLHRITGVGLDSAETGHPPSKFRAVYEAAAALGLRRVAHAGEEGPPAYIREALDVLGVERIDHGLRCMEDAELVTRLAGERIPLTLCPLSNVRLRAVDVLEDHPLARMMEAGLMCTVNSDDPAYFGGYVGDTFHAVHEALGLEDEQLRELARNSFLASFLDDDEERRARYLAEVEAYEFEHAG is encoded by the coding sequence ATGCCCCTCCCCAAGGCCGAACTCCACCTTCACATCGAAGGAACCCTGGAACCCGAACTCGCCTTCGCGCTCGCGGCGCGCAACGGCGTCGAGCTGCCCTTCGCGGACGCCGAAGCGCTGCGCCACGCCTATCTGTTCAAGGATCTGCAGTCCTTCCTCGACCTCTACTACGGGCTGATGGCGGTGTTGCGCACCGAGGAGGACTTCGCGGATCTGGCCGATGCCTACCTGGAGCGTGCCGCCGCGCAGGGCGTGCGGCACGCGGAGATCTTCTTCGACCCGCAGGCGCACACCGCTCGCGGCGTCCCTATCGGCACGGTCGTGGAGGGTCTGGCGCGCTCCCTCGACCGGGCCGAGGAGCGCCACGGCGTCTCCACCCGCCTGATCATGTGCTTTCTTCGGGACGAGCCGGCCGAGTCGGCGCTCGCGACCCTGGAGGCGGCGAAGCCGTATCTGCACCGGATCACCGGCGTGGGCCTCGACTCCGCGGAGACCGGCCACCCGCCGTCGAAGTTCCGCGCGGTGTACGAGGCGGCCGCGGCGCTCGGTCTGCGCAGGGTCGCGCACGCGGGCGAGGAGGGACCACCGGCGTACATCCGGGAGGCCCTGGACGTTCTCGGCGTCGAGCGGATCGACCACGGGCTGCGCTGCATGGAGGACGCGGAGCTGGTGACACGGCTGGCGGGCGAGCGGATCCCGCTGACGCTCTGTCCGCTGTCGAACGTACGCCTGCGCGCCGTCGACGTGCTGGAGGACCATCCGCTGGCGCGGATGATGGAGGCCGGCCTGATGTGCACGGTCAACTCCGACGACCCGGCGTACTTCGGCGGCTACGTCGGCGACACCTTCCACGCCGTGCACGAGGCGCTGGGTCTGGAGGACGAGCAGCTGCGGGAGCTGGCCCGCAACTCGTTCCTGGCGTCGTTCCTGGACGACGACGAGGAGCGCCGCGCCCGGTATCTGGCCGAGGTGGAGGCGTACGAGTTCGAGCACGCCGGCTAG
- a CDS encoding ribonuclease Z, whose protein sequence is MSVRELVVLGTASQVPTRHRNHNGYLLRWDGEGLLFDPGEGTQRQMLRAGVSAHDINRICVTHFHGDHSLGVAGVIQRINLDQVPHPVSAHYPKSGQRFFDRLRYATAYRETVKLKEAPVSADGVVASTAGYTLHAHKLSHPVESYGYRLVEPDGRRMLPERLAAHGIKGPDVGRIQREGVLDGVTLDEVSEVRRGQRFAFVMDTRLCDGVQALAEGCDMLVIESTFLDEDEQLAADHGHLTAGQAGRVAQEAGVRHLVLTHFSQRYTDAAAEFERQARAAAGFDGEVTVARDLWRVPVPKRA, encoded by the coding sequence TTGTCCGTACGTGAACTCGTGGTGCTGGGCACGGCCAGCCAGGTCCCGACCCGGCACCGCAACCACAACGGCTACCTGCTGCGCTGGGACGGTGAGGGGCTGCTCTTCGACCCGGGGGAGGGCACACAGCGCCAGATGCTGCGCGCCGGTGTGTCGGCGCACGACATCAACCGGATCTGCGTCACGCACTTCCACGGCGACCATTCCCTCGGCGTCGCCGGGGTGATCCAGCGGATCAATCTGGACCAGGTCCCGCACCCGGTGTCCGCGCACTACCCGAAGAGCGGGCAGCGGTTCTTCGACCGGCTGCGGTACGCGACGGCGTACCGCGAGACGGTGAAGCTCAAAGAGGCCCCGGTCTCGGCCGACGGAGTCGTCGCGAGCACGGCGGGCTACACCCTGCACGCGCACAAGCTGTCGCACCCCGTCGAGTCCTACGGCTACCGGCTCGTCGAGCCGGACGGCCGCCGGATGCTGCCGGAGAGGCTGGCGGCGCACGGCATCAAGGGCCCGGACGTGGGCCGGATCCAGCGTGAGGGTGTGCTCGACGGGGTCACCCTCGACGAGGTGAGCGAGGTCCGCCGGGGGCAGCGGTTCGCGTTCGTGATGGACACCCGGCTCTGCGACGGCGTGCAGGCGCTCGCGGAGGGCTGCGACATGCTCGTGATCGAGTCGACGTTCCTCGACGAGGACGAACAACTCGCCGCCGACCATGGCCACCTGACGGCTGGCCAGGCGGGTCGGGTGGCGCAGGAGGCGGGCGTCCGCCACCTGGTATTGACGCACTTCTCGCAGCGGTACACGGACGCCGCCGCCGAGTTCGAGCGGCAGGCCAGGGCGGCCGCCGGCTTCGACGGCGAGGTGACCGTCGCCAGGGACCTCTGGCGCGTCCCCGTGCCGAAGCGGGCCTGA
- a CDS encoding histidine triad nucleotide-binding protein → MAGEPQADCLFCKIVAGEVPATVVRETETTVAFRDINPQAPTHVLVIPKAHYADAAALAAGAPQLAADVLREAGQVAADEKAEESGYRVVFNTGSGAGQTVFHAHAHVLAGRGLEWPPG, encoded by the coding sequence ATGGCCGGAGAACCGCAGGCGGACTGTCTGTTCTGCAAGATCGTCGCCGGGGAGGTGCCCGCCACGGTCGTGCGTGAGACGGAGACCACCGTCGCCTTCCGTGACATAAACCCCCAGGCCCCGACCCACGTCCTCGTGATCCCCAAGGCGCACTACGCGGACGCCGCCGCGCTCGCCGCGGGAGCTCCGCAGCTCGCCGCGGACGTGCTGCGTGAGGCAGGACAGGTCGCCGCCGACGAGAAGGCGGAGGAGAGCGGCTACCGCGTCGTCTTCAACACCGGTTCCGGCGCCGGCCAGACCGTCTTCCACGCCCACGCGCACGTGCTCGCAGGCCGCGGCCTCGAGTGGCCGCCCGGGTAG
- a CDS encoding S41 family peptidase, with amino-acid sequence MTHPAYLRYPHLHGELIAFTAEDDVWVAPLDGGRAWRVSADNMPVNHPRISPDGTRIAWTSYRDGLPEVHVAPVDGGPSERLTHWGSYRTSVRGWTPDGRVLALTTHGQASLRRSWAHAVPLDGGLATRLPYGPVGGVAYGPRTLLLSATMGREAAAWKRYRGGTAGKLWLDRDDDGEFVRLHEDIDGNIEYPLWVGGRIAFLSDHEGVGALYSSLPDGSDLRRHTGLDGFYARHAATDGTRVAYASAGELWLLDDLDGAEPRRLDLRLGGQRTDLQPRPVDAADHLGGAAPDHTGRGSAVEIRGGIHWVTHREGPARSLAVEPGVRARMPRTFRVDGEQYVVWVTDAEGDDALEFAPATGTAAGATPRRLAAGRLGRVLSLAVAPDGSRAAVASHDGRVLLVERETGEVREVDRSEHGDADGLVFSPDSAWIAWSHPGPSPLRQIKLANTGDLTVSEATPLRFADFQPAFTLDGKHLAFLSERAFDPVYDAHVFDLAFVGGCRPHLITLAATTPSPFGPQRHGRPFESDKDGSLDQDESAEPVTRIDLDGLADRIVPFPVEAASYSTLRAAKDGLLWLRHPLRGVLGATRATPEDPEPRTTLERYDTGKQRVEELSSDASYFRVSGDGKRVLLYTGDKLKVVPSDREASHDDDANDNAASVTVDLSRVRRTVEPGAEWRQMYDEAGRLMRDHFWRPDLGGVDWDGVLDRYRPVLDRVATHDDLVDLLWEVQGELGTSHAYVMPHGGHGDASTRQGLLGADISRTDDGTWRIDRILPSEISDPHAHSPLAAPGVALRAGDTLLAVDGRPVDPVRGPGPLLVGAAGKPVELTVSPAGGGDPRHAVVVPLADEEPLRYHAWVADRRAYVHEKSGGRLGYLHVPDMQAPGWAQIHRDLRVEVAKDGLVVDVRENRGGHTSQLVVEKLARRIVGWDLPRGMQPSSYPLDAPRGPVVAVANEFSGSDGDIVNAAIKALGIGPVVGTRTWGGVVGIDSRYSLVDGTLVTQPKYAFWLEGYGWDVENRGVDPDVEVVATPQDQAAGRDPQLDEAIRLALSSLAEIPPKQPPSLP; translated from the coding sequence GTGACGCACCCTGCCTACCTCCGGTATCCGCATCTGCACGGTGAGCTGATCGCCTTCACCGCCGAGGACGACGTCTGGGTCGCGCCGCTCGACGGCGGCCGGGCGTGGCGCGTGAGCGCAGACAACATGCCCGTGAACCATCCGAGGATCTCGCCCGACGGCACCCGTATCGCCTGGACCTCGTACCGCGACGGTCTGCCCGAGGTGCATGTCGCCCCCGTCGACGGCGGCCCGTCGGAGCGGCTCACCCACTGGGGGAGCTACCGGACCTCCGTACGGGGCTGGACACCGGACGGCCGCGTGCTGGCGCTCACCACCCACGGCCAGGCGTCCCTGCGCCGCAGCTGGGCGCACGCGGTGCCGCTCGACGGCGGCCTGGCCACCCGGCTCCCCTACGGGCCGGTCGGCGGTGTCGCGTACGGTCCGCGCACGCTGCTGCTGTCGGCCACCATGGGGCGCGAGGCGGCTGCCTGGAAGCGCTACCGCGGCGGCACGGCGGGCAAGTTGTGGCTCGACCGCGACGACGACGGGGAGTTCGTACGCCTCCACGAGGACATCGACGGGAATATCGAGTACCCGCTCTGGGTGGGGGGCCGCATCGCCTTCCTCTCCGACCACGAGGGCGTCGGCGCCCTGTACTCGTCGCTGCCCGACGGCTCCGACCTGCGCCGCCACACCGGCCTCGACGGCTTCTACGCCCGCCACGCCGCGACCGACGGCACCCGCGTCGCCTATGCGAGCGCCGGTGAACTGTGGCTCCTCGACGACCTGGACGGTGCCGAACCGCGTCGTCTGGATCTCCGGCTCGGCGGACAGCGCACCGATCTCCAGCCACGGCCCGTCGATGCCGCCGACCACCTCGGCGGCGCCGCCCCCGACCACACCGGGCGCGGCAGCGCCGTCGAGATCCGCGGCGGCATCCACTGGGTCACCCACCGCGAGGGGCCGGCTCGTTCGCTGGCCGTCGAGCCCGGTGTACGGGCCCGGATGCCGCGCACGTTCCGCGTCGACGGCGAGCAGTACGTCGTCTGGGTGACCGACGCGGAGGGCGACGACGCGCTCGAGTTCGCGCCCGCCACCGGTACCGCCGCCGGCGCCACGCCGCGCAGGCTCGCCGCCGGTCGGCTCGGCCGCGTACTGAGCCTGGCCGTCGCTCCCGACGGGAGCCGAGCCGCCGTCGCCTCGCACGACGGCCGGGTGCTGCTCGTCGAGCGCGAGACCGGCGAGGTGCGCGAGGTCGACCGCAGCGAACACGGCGACGCCGACGGCCTGGTCTTCTCGCCCGACTCGGCCTGGATCGCCTGGTCGCACCCCGGCCCCAGCCCACTGCGGCAGATCAAACTTGCCAACACGGGTGACCTGACCGTCTCCGAGGCGACGCCGCTGCGCTTCGCCGACTTCCAGCCTGCCTTCACCCTCGACGGCAAGCACCTCGCGTTCCTCTCCGAGCGCGCCTTCGACCCGGTCTACGACGCCCACGTCTTCGACCTGGCCTTCGTCGGCGGATGCCGGCCGCACCTGATCACACTGGCGGCGACCACCCCGTCGCCGTTCGGGCCTCAGCGGCACGGCCGGCCCTTCGAGTCGGACAAGGACGGCTCTTTGGACCAGGACGAGAGCGCGGAGCCCGTCACCCGTATCGACCTCGACGGACTCGCCGACCGCATAGTGCCGTTCCCCGTGGAGGCCGCCAGCTACTCCACGCTGCGCGCCGCCAAGGACGGGCTGCTGTGGCTGCGCCACCCGCTGCGCGGCGTCCTCGGCGCCACCCGCGCCACGCCCGAGGACCCGGAGCCGAGGACGACCCTCGAGCGGTACGACACCGGCAAGCAGCGCGTCGAGGAACTCTCCTCCGACGCCTCCTACTTCCGCGTCAGCGGCGACGGCAAGCGGGTCCTGCTGTACACCGGCGACAAGCTCAAGGTCGTCCCCAGCGACCGCGAGGCCTCCCACGACGACGACGCCAACGACAACGCCGCGAGCGTCACCGTCGACTTGTCCCGGGTGCGCCGCACCGTCGAACCGGGCGCCGAATGGCGGCAGATGTACGACGAGGCCGGGCGCCTCATGCGCGACCACTTCTGGCGTCCCGACCTCGGCGGGGTCGACTGGGACGGTGTGCTCGACCGATACCGGCCCGTCCTCGACCGGGTCGCGACCCACGACGACCTCGTCGACCTGCTGTGGGAGGTCCAAGGGGAGCTGGGCACCTCGCACGCGTACGTCATGCCGCACGGCGGCCACGGCGACGCGTCCACCCGGCAGGGCCTGCTGGGCGCGGACATCTCCCGTACGGACGACGGCACCTGGCGCATCGACCGCATCCTGCCGTCCGAGATTTCCGACCCCCATGCGCACTCCCCGCTCGCCGCACCCGGTGTGGCCCTGCGCGCCGGCGACACCCTGCTCGCCGTGGACGGCCGGCCCGTCGACCCGGTCAGGGGCCCGGGGCCGCTGCTCGTCGGTGCGGCGGGCAAGCCCGTCGAACTGACCGTCTCCCCGGCCGGCGGCGGTGACCCGCGGCACGCCGTCGTCGTCCCACTGGCCGACGAGGAGCCGCTGCGCTACCACGCGTGGGTCGCCGACCGGCGTGCCTACGTCCACGAGAAGTCCGGCGGCCGCCTCGGATATCTGCACGTTCCCGACATGCAGGCGCCCGGCTGGGCCCAGATCCACCGCGACCTGCGGGTCGAGGTGGCGAAGGACGGCCTGGTCGTGGACGTGCGGGAGAACCGGGGCGGTCACACGTCGCAGCTCGTCGTCGAGAAGCTGGCCCGCCGTATCGTCGGCTGGGACCTGCCGCGCGGCATGCAGCCGTCCAGCTATCCGCTGGACGCGCCACGCGGTCCGGTCGTCGCCGTCGCCAACGAGTTCTCCGGCTCCGACGGCGACATCGTCAACGCGGCGATCAAGGCGCTCGGCATCGGGCCCGTCGTCGGCACGCGCACCTGGGGCGGCGTCGTCGGCATCGACAGCCGCTACTCCCTCGTGGACGGCACGCTGGTCACCCAGCCGAAGTACGCCTTCTGGCTGGAGGGTTACGGCTGGGACGTGGAGAACCGGGGCGTCGACCCGGACGTCGAGGTCGTCGCCACGCCTCAGGACCAGGCGGCGGGGCGTGACCCGCAACTGGACGAGGCGATCCGCCTGGCCCTGTCCTCCCTCGCGGAGATCCCGCCGAAGCAACCGCCGTCGCTCCCGTAG